A genomic window from Microbaculum marinisediminis includes:
- the dgcA gene encoding N-acetyl-D-Glu racemase DgcA, which yields MKGDLTVSVESWPIAGGFTISRGTKTEATVVVAEIRTGAHLGRGECVPYARYGETVEGIRNEIAGLADKVAHGLSREELATLLPAGAARNALDCALWDLEAKEKGRSVRELAGLSVPKPLVTAYTLSLGTPDAMREAARKAAHRQLLKVKLGGDGDAERIAAVREGAPNARVIVDANEGWSPADIETLLAACADAGVELVEQPLPADADEVLANIHRPITVCADESIHDRASLTGLSARYDAINIKLDKTGGLTEALALSKAARQDGIKVMVGCMLATSLAMAPAMLIAQDAEWVDLDGPLLLARDRQPGLRYEGSEVFPPEPGLWG from the coding sequence ATGAAGGGCGACCTCACCGTCTCCGTCGAATCCTGGCCGATCGCCGGCGGTTTCACGATTTCCCGCGGCACCAAGACCGAGGCGACCGTCGTGGTCGCCGAGATCCGCACCGGCGCCCATCTCGGCCGCGGCGAGTGCGTGCCCTATGCCCGCTACGGCGAAACCGTCGAGGGCATCCGTAACGAGATCGCCGGCCTTGCCGACAAGGTCGCCCACGGCCTGAGCCGCGAGGAGCTGGCGACGCTCCTGCCGGCCGGAGCGGCCCGCAATGCGCTCGATTGCGCTCTCTGGGACCTGGAAGCCAAGGAAAAGGGCAGGAGCGTTCGCGAACTCGCCGGCCTTTCCGTGCCGAAGCCGCTGGTGACCGCCTATACGCTGAGCCTCGGCACCCCGGACGCGATGCGCGAGGCCGCGCGGAAAGCCGCCCATCGCCAGCTGCTCAAGGTCAAGCTGGGGGGTGACGGCGATGCCGAACGGATCGCCGCCGTGCGCGAGGGCGCGCCGAACGCGCGTGTGATCGTCGACGCCAACGAAGGCTGGTCTCCGGCCGATATCGAGACGCTGCTGGCGGCCTGCGCCGACGCCGGCGTCGAGCTGGTGGAACAGCCGCTTCCCGCGGATGCCGACGAGGTGCTGGCCAACATCCACCGGCCGATCACCGTCTGCGCCGACGAGAGCATCCATGACCGCGCCAGCCTGACCGGACTGTCGGCGCGCTATGACGCGATCAACATCAAGCTCGACAAGACCGGCGGCCTGACGGAGGCGCTGGCCCTGTCGAAGGCCGCCCGCCAGGACGGCATCAAGGTCATGGTCGGCTGCATGTTGGCGACGTCGCTCGCCATGGCGCCGGCGATGCTCATCGCCCAGGACGCAGAATGGGTCGATCTCGACGGCCCGCTCCTGCTCGCCCGCGACCGCCAGCCCGGCCTGCGCTACGAGGGCAGCGAGGTTTTCCCGCCCGAGCCGGGCCTGTGGGGGTGA
- the dgcN gene encoding N-acetyltransferase DgcN — translation MEIARPYLLFLGDVHDDLAAKTAYGIVDWRRDWCVGQLRLPGCNADAELPETDIQGAVAAGAKTMIIGVVNPGGVLPDHWIETIVAALDAGMDVASGLHMRLGEVEAIAEAAARNGRQLFDVRHTAQRFATGKGTKRPGMRLLTVGTDCSVGKKYAALALEKGMRGRGLNADFRATGQTGIFISGRGVSVDAVVADFISGAAEWLTPANEPDHWDVVEGQGSLFHPSFAGVSLGLLHGAQPDAFVVCHEPTRTQMRNVQHPIPTIREVIDATVYCGKLTNPAIICVGIAINTEKLDEAEAKALCKEIAIEHGVPTTDPVRFGVEGIVERVIREFHAQ, via the coding sequence ATGGAAATCGCGCGTCCCTACCTGCTGTTCCTCGGCGACGTCCACGATGATCTGGCCGCCAAGACCGCCTATGGCATCGTCGACTGGCGCCGCGACTGGTGTGTCGGCCAGCTACGCCTACCCGGCTGCAACGCGGATGCGGAACTGCCGGAGACCGATATCCAGGGCGCCGTCGCGGCCGGCGCGAAGACCATGATCATCGGCGTCGTCAATCCCGGCGGCGTCCTGCCCGACCACTGGATCGAGACGATCGTCGCCGCGCTCGATGCCGGCATGGACGTGGCCAGCGGCCTGCACATGCGACTCGGCGAGGTCGAGGCGATCGCCGAAGCGGCCGCGCGCAACGGCCGCCAGCTCTTCGACGTGCGCCACACGGCCCAGCGGTTCGCCACCGGCAAGGGTACCAAGCGCCCCGGCATGCGGCTCCTGACGGTTGGAACCGACTGCTCGGTCGGCAAGAAATACGCCGCGCTGGCGCTCGAGAAGGGCATGCGCGGGCGCGGCCTCAACGCCGACTTCCGCGCCACCGGCCAGACCGGCATCTTCATCTCGGGCCGCGGCGTTTCCGTCGACGCGGTGGTGGCCGACTTCATCTCCGGCGCCGCCGAATGGCTGACGCCCGCCAACGAGCCCGATCACTGGGACGTCGTCGAGGGCCAGGGCTCGCTGTTCCATCCCTCGTTTGCCGGCGTCAGCCTCGGCCTGCTGCACGGCGCCCAGCCGGACGCCTTCGTCGTCTGCCACGAACCGACCCGCACGCAGATGCGCAACGTCCAGCACCCGATCCCGACGATCCGCGAGGTCATCGACGCCACCGTCTATTGCGGCAAGTTGACCAATCCGGCGATCATCTGCGTCGGGATCGCGATCAACACCGAGAAGCTCGACGAGGCCGAGGCCAAGGCCCTCTGCAAGGAGATCGCGATCGAACACGGCGTGCCGACGACCGATCCCGTGCGCTTCGGCGTCGAGGGCATCGTCGAACGCGTGATCAGGGAGTTCCACGCGCAATGA